The following proteins come from a genomic window of Flavobacterium crocinum:
- the rimP gene encoding ribosome assembly cofactor RimP, translating to MTFKEKVNGLITEALLEKPSIFLVDLAVSDSFKISVGLDGDNGVALQDCIDVSRAIENNLDREEQDFSLEVASVGVGTPLKMIRQYKKNIGRTLIVTTNTEKIEAELVEANDVFIILSWKAREPKKVGKGKETVQKEQQIPYTEIKEAVVTVTF from the coding sequence ATGACATTTAAAGAAAAAGTAAACGGATTAATTACAGAAGCTCTTCTGGAAAAACCATCAATCTTTTTGGTTGATTTGGCAGTTTCGGATTCTTTTAAAATTAGTGTCGGTTTAGACGGAGATAATGGGGTGGCGCTACAGGACTGTATTGACGTAAGTCGTGCAATCGAGAATAATCTGGATCGTGAAGAGCAGGATTTTTCGCTTGAAGTAGCATCAGTTGGAGTAGGGACACCTCTTAAAATGATAAGACAATACAAGAAAAATATAGGTAGAACGCTGATTGTTACTACAAATACAGAAAAAATCGAAGCAGAATTGGTTGAAGCTAACGATGTTTTCATAATTTTGTCTTGGAAAGCAAGAGAACCGAAAAAAGTAGGAAAAGGAAAAGAAACAGTTCAAAAAGAGCAACAAATACCTTATACAGAAATTAAAGAGGCAGTTGTTACGGTAACATTTTAA